The following coding sequences are from one Lolium rigidum isolate FL_2022 chromosome 6, APGP_CSIRO_Lrig_0.1, whole genome shotgun sequence window:
- the LOC124662331 gene encoding probable glucomannan 4-beta-mannosyltransferase 6 → MPLFGVKKDSIRPLSGVHCRTASSAAFSPIGTAPGGEHHQAAALLASAGDAFVLEVNRLVVSFSPVVDSVLEQLLRAWSFLAVPLLRGAVTLCMVMSVMVLAEKVFLGTVSAAANLFRSRRRRRPGKGRSARRGVDPAVLLDEEAGGGGGSAAFPMVLVQIPMYNEREVYQLSIGAACRLTWPADRLIVQVLDDSTDDTIKELVRAECERWASSGVDVRYETRNDRTGHKAGNLTEGMRHGYARSCEFVAIFDADFQPAPEFLADTVPLLVRDPRLALVQTRWEFVNADECLLTRMQEMSMDYHFKVEQQAGSSLCSFFGYNGSAGVWRRQAIEESGGWDDRTTAEDMDLALRAALLGWEFVYVGAVKVRSELPSSLKAYRSQQHRWSCGPALLFKKMFWEILAAKEVSIWKKFYIVYDFFVARRIVSTFFTFFFFSVLLPAKLLFPQVAIPTWEMIYIPTVTTLLNSVGIPQRSLHLVVPWMTFENAMALHRFKAILIGLFEAGRANEWIVTHKSGNVGQKVKSVTPGDYLKQRFHGMELLMGALLLVSGCYDFLYGHGYFYLFALPQSIMYFMIGFEILGVSACS, encoded by the exons GTGGTGAGCATCACCAGGCGGCGGCGTTGCTCGCATCCGCCGGCGACGCGTTCGTGCTCGAGGTGAACCGGCTAGTTGTCTCATTCTCCCCCGTGGTGGACTCCGTGCTGGAGCAGCTGCTCCGGGCGTGGAGCTTCCTCGCCGTGCCGCTTCTCAGAGGCGCGGTGACGCTGTGCATGGTCATGTCGGTGATGGTGCTCGCCGAGAAGGTCTTCCTCGGGACGGTCAGCGCGGCGGCGAACCTGTTCCGAAgcaggcgccggcgccggccgggGAAGGGGAGGAGCGCGCGAAGGGGCGTCGACCCGGCCGTCCTGCTGGACGAGGaggctggcggtggcggcggctccgCGGCATTCCCCATGGTGCTCGTCCAGATCCCCATGTACAACGAGAGAGAG GTGTACCAGCTATCAATAGGTGCAGCCTGCAGGCTCACGTGGCCGGCAGACCGATTAATTGTGCAGGTCCTCGACGACTCCACCGACGACACCATCAAG GAGCTGGTGAGGGCAGAGTGCGAGAGATGGGCCAGCAGCGGGGTAGACGTCAGGTACGAGACCCGCAACGACAGGACGGGCCACAAGGCCGGCAACCTCACGGAAGGGATGCGGCACGGCTACGCCCGCAGCTGCGAGTTCGTCGCCATCTTCGACGCCGACTTCCAGCCGGCGCCGGAGTTCCTCGCCGACACCGTCCCGCTCCTCGTCCGCGACCCCCGCCTCGCGCTCGTGCAGACGCGCTGGGAGTTCG TGAACGCGGACGAGTGTTTGCTGACGAGGATGCAGGAGATGTCCATGGACTACCATTTCAAGGTGGAGCAGCAGGCAGGGTCCTCACTCTGCAGCTTCTTCGGCTACAACG GTAGTGCCGGAGTGTGGAGAAGGCAGGCGATCGAGGAATCCGGCGGATGGGATGACCGGACGACGGCGGAAGACATGGACTTGGCACTCAGAGCAGCGCTCCTCGGCTGGGAATTTGTTTACGTCGGCGCCGTCAAG GTCAGGAGCGAGCTGCCCAGCTCTCTCAAGGCCTACCGGTCCCAGCAGCACCGCTGGTCCTGCGGGCCCGCGCTCCTCTTCAAGAAAATGTTCTGGGAAATCCTCGCCGCTAAG GAAGTTTCAATCTGGAAGAAGTTTTACATCGTTTACGACTTCTTCGTTGCACGGAGGATCGTGTCGAccttcttcaccttcttctttTTCAGCGTGCTACTCCCTGCCAAGCTCTTGTTCCCACAGGTTGCCATCCCAACATGGGAGATGATCTACATCCCCACGGTCACAACACTCCTTAACTCAGTTGGGATTCCACAACGCTCTCTCCATCTAGTCGTACCATGGATGACGTTCGAGAATGCCATGGCGTTGCACAGGTTTAAGGCCATCCTCATCGGGCTTTTCGAGGCTGGCAGGGCCAACGAGTGGATCGTCACGCACAAGTCGGGGAATGTTGGCCAAAAAGTGAAATCCGTTACACCGGGTGATTACCTCAAACAAAG GTTCCATGGCATGGAGCTGTTGATGGGCGCGTTGCTCCTCGTGTCCGGATGCTATGACTTCTTGTACGGGCACGGTTATTTCTACCTGTTCGCGCTGCCCCAGTCGATTATGTACTTCATGATCGGATTTGAGATATTGGGCGTCAGTGCCTGTAGCTGA